CTTGTGCTCATGGAAAGTGAAGAGCAGCTCAAGGAGGCGGTTGTCGGTGGCGAATACCTCGCCGGCGTGGTCGTCCCGCCCGACTTCATGGACAAACTGATGTCGGGAGATAAAGGCCAACTTGATGTCTATTTCGGCACGGACACGCCGGAGGAACTGCAGGACTCCATTACGGTCCTGCTCGAGGAGATGGCATATCTCCAGACCGGGCAGATGTTGAGCGTCCGGGTCTCGCCGGAGGTGCTCGGACGAGACATGGTCGGTATTCAAATCCCGATGCGAGACCGCCTGTTACCGATGTTGGCCGTTATTATACTGATGATGGAGATGCTCGGTCTGGCCAGCCTGATAAGCAGCGAGGTCGTTGGTCGCACCGTCCAGGCGCTGCTGATTACACCGATGACGATACGAGGTCTCTTTGCAGCCAAGCTGATAATGGGCACTAGTCTGGCGTTTATCCAGGTCTTGCTGTTCATGGCAGTCACCGGTGGACTGAACCAGCAGCCACTCATCATTATCGTGGCATTGTTACTCGGTGCAATCATGGTAACCGGCATCGGTTTCCTGGTGGCATCCGGCAGCAAGGAAATGACGACGGTCATGGCG
Above is a genomic segment from Dehalococcoidales bacterium containing:
- a CDS encoding ABC transporter permease; translation: MNWQIVRALIAKDFKLYFRNRFFAFITVLALVAYIVIYFVMPQTVDETLEMAVYAPVLPPILEQAGSQGLELVLMESEEQLKEAVVGGEYLAGVVVPPDFMDKLMSGDKGQLDVYFGTDTPEELQDSITVLLEEMAYLQTGQMLSVRVSPEVLGRDMVGIQIPMRDRLLPMLAVIILMMEMLGLASLISSEVVGRTVQALLITPMTIRGLFAAKLIMGTSLAFIQVLLFMAVTGGLNQQPLIIIVALLLGAIMVTGIGFLVASGSKEMTTVMAWGFPALIVLSVPAFGVLAPGTVSDWVRAVPSYYLVDAVYQAANFNAGWSDIWDNLLILLSFDIVFVWLGITVLGRKLR